One Nitrosarchaeum sp. DNA window includes the following coding sequences:
- a CDS encoding RNA-binding domain-containing protein: protein MKVPSISCKIEITSSINPSEDPKKIETAILNIFPNAKLKIEKFSIISNSKDLNLLEKIYDVIHSNQSQKIYQRQLEKNLEGDITWFYLNKQAALVGTVALCEEPDESPLGPIKVTLTSSNIDSILDWLIL from the coding sequence ATGAAAGTTCCTAGTATTAGTTGTAAAATTGAAATTACTTCTTCAATAAATCCATCTGAAGATCCAAAAAAAATTGAAACCGCAATTTTAAATATTTTTCCTAATGCAAAATTAAAAATTGAAAAGTTTTCTATTATATCAAACTCAAAGGATCTTAATTTACTTGAAAAGATCTATGATGTTATTCATTCAAATCAATCACAAAAAATCTATCAACGACAACTTGAAAAAAATTTAGAAGGTGATATAACATGGTTTTATCTCAATAAACAGGCTGCATTAGTGGGAACAGTTGCTCTTTGTGAAGAACCAGATGAATCACCATTAGGTCCAATCAAAGTAACATTGACTTCATCTAATATTGATAGTATTTTGGATTGGTTAATTCTTTAA
- a CDS encoding TRM11 family SAM-dependent methyltransferase — MPESFFILSKDYLEIAIDEIISIAKIYDRFAKAQIISNLVIIQSKTNWKEIANRATFVKISGQILRKMSGLFLDEENFEVLKNAKTFVCRIINLSSNNFNIPELEKAMGDMITKFSKAQVSLENPDISIYLIFTDQENFFGFSKRYEIKSRPKKIKKHPHELDWKLTRAMINLAGLKEGETVCDPFCGTGTTLLEAESMGIHAIGLDFDEKMCKISKENLDANQYNSKIIKSDFSQLTKMINEFDGIVTDLPYGIASKSSENPEELLKKFVSILPKRKKIGIMCKKGFEKKLKINPIKKYEIYRHKSLTRIILIK, encoded by the coding sequence ATGCCTGAGAGTTTTTTTATTTTATCTAAAGATTATCTAGAAATTGCAATTGACGAAATAATTTCAATAGCAAAAATATATGATAGATTTGCCAAAGCACAAATTATATCAAATTTAGTAATAATTCAATCAAAGACAAATTGGAAGGAAATTGCAAATCGTGCAACTTTTGTAAAAATTTCGGGTCAAATACTTCGTAAAATGTCTGGTTTATTTTTAGATGAAGAAAATTTTGAAGTGTTAAAAAATGCCAAAACTTTTGTATGTAGAATTATTAATTTATCATCAAATAATTTCAACATTCCAGAATTAGAAAAGGCGATGGGAGATATGATAACTAAATTTTCAAAAGCTCAAGTTTCTCTTGAAAATCCAGATATCAGCATATATCTAATTTTTACTGATCAGGAAAATTTTTTTGGGTTTTCAAAAAGATATGAAATTAAAAGCAGACCAAAGAAAATTAAAAAACACCCACATGAATTAGACTGGAAGCTTACTAGAGCTATGATAAATTTAGCTGGATTAAAAGAGGGAGAGACTGTTTGTGATCCATTTTGTGGTACTGGAACTACATTGTTAGAAGCTGAATCGATGGGAATTCATGCAATTGGATTAGATTTTGATGAAAAAATGTGTAAAATTTCCAAAGAAAATTTAGATGCAAATCAATACAATTCAAAAATAATCAAGTCTGATTTCAGTCAATTAACTAAAATGATAAATGAATTTGATGGAATTGTTACAGATTTGCCTTATGGAATCGCTTCAAAATCATCAGAAAATCCTGAGGAATTATTGAAGAAATTTGTATCAATTTTGCCCAAGCGTAAGAAAATTGGTATTATGTGCAAGAAGGGATTTGAAAAAAAATTGAAGATAAACCCAATTAAAAAATATGAGATCTATAGGCATAAAAGCTTGACAAGAATAATTTTGATAAAATGA
- a CDS encoding AAA family ATPase, with amino-acid sequence MVKLIVCLTGMPGAGKSTIADGLKSKGYDVINMGNVVRAEAKNRNLEPTGPNLGKLMIELREKNGQGAIAELVVPQIENTESKVVIIDGIRSNAEIEVLRKHGTVKLLAIHASTNTRFGFLKNRGRSDDPQTKENFEERDNREIGVGISNSIALSDETISNNNLTKDELIDYSFKIIEGWIK; translated from the coding sequence TTGGTAAAACTAATTGTTTGTTTAACAGGTATGCCTGGAGCAGGTAAATCAACCATAGCTGATGGTCTCAAATCAAAAGGTTATGATGTTATTAACATGGGTAATGTGGTAAGAGCTGAAGCTAAAAACAGAAATCTTGAACCAACAGGACCAAATCTCGGCAAATTAATGATTGAACTAAGAGAAAAAAATGGTCAAGGAGCAATAGCGGAATTAGTGGTTCCTCAAATTGAAAATACTGAATCAAAAGTTGTAATAATTGACGGTATAAGATCTAATGCTGAAATAGAAGTTTTACGTAAACATGGAACCGTTAAACTCCTTGCTATACATGCATCAACTAATACAAGATTTGGATTTTTAAAAAATAGGGGAAGATCTGATGATCCACAAACTAAAGAAAATTTTGAAGAAAGAGATAATCGAGAAATAGGGGTTGGTATTAGTAATTCAATTGCATTATCTGATGAAACAATTTCTAATAATAATTTAACAAAAGATGAATTGATTGATTATTCCTTCAAAATTATTGAAGGCTGGATAAAATGA
- a CDS encoding AN1-type zinc finger domain-containing protein, protein MKPEKCAYCGDMVDMPFQCNYCKDPFCAEHRLPEEHRCVKLTQIRARRFGEKKVIRDGGPNKQNVFKRMFRKFKD, encoded by the coding sequence ATGAAGCCTGAAAAATGCGCTTATTGTGGTGACATGGTAGATATGCCATTTCAGTGTAATTATTGTAAAGATCCATTTTGCGCTGAACATAGACTTCCAGAAGAACATAGATGTGTAAAATTAACTCAGATCAGAGCTCGTAGATTTGGTGAGAAAAAAGTGATCAGAGATGGAGGTCCAAACAAACAAAATGTTTTCAAAAGAATGTTTAGAAAATTCAAAGACTAG
- the glnA gene encoding type I glutamate--ammonia ligase: MPYKVSHGKALQVTYSPDEVFARIQHEGIQFIDLQFTGLTGRFHHTTISAITFTPEQMRDGLPKLDGSSIIGFTNVDDSDLILKPDPNTFAIIPWMTENKTARLLCDIYWGGNRGRLSRDPRGISQKAEEYVKSQGFDYSAWGPEVEFFVFDRVHWDVLTPYKGQSYSIESKEAPWNNEGSGYPMGLQEGYYPSTPSDTLTPYRNECVNILNNDFGILCDNHHHEVATAGQCEIDIKYDYMTNAADAAQSYKYVIKNVAQKYGKVATMMPKPIAMDAGSGMHVNVSLWKGKENVFYDPDDADELSQTAKYFCGGIINHAKALSAICNPTTNSYHRLVPGYEAPAYIAWSAGNRSAIVRVPQHLKGKNYASLKRLEFRAPDPSSNPYLVFAAVTAAGMDGVKKKMDPGDQVRDDIFKMTKSDRAKRGIGVLPKSLGEAIDELESDRKFLLPIYTNDVIDKIIELGKRDQREIAIRPHPHEFYLYFDI, translated from the coding sequence TTGCCCTATAAAGTTAGTCATGGAAAAGCACTTCAAGTAACATATTCACCAGATGAAGTGTTTGCTAGAATTCAACATGAAGGAATTCAGTTCATAGATCTGCAATTTACTGGTCTTACCGGACGTTTTCATCATACTACTATTTCAGCTATAACTTTTACCCCTGAACAAATGAGGGATGGATTACCAAAATTAGATGGTTCATCGATTATTGGTTTTACTAATGTTGATGATTCTGATCTTATTTTAAAACCAGATCCTAATACCTTTGCCATAATTCCATGGATGACTGAAAATAAAACGGCAAGGCTGCTATGTGATATCTATTGGGGTGGCAATAGGGGAAGATTATCTAGGGATCCTAGAGGAATATCACAAAAAGCAGAAGAATATGTAAAATCTCAGGGTTTTGATTATAGTGCTTGGGGTCCAGAAGTAGAATTTTTTGTGTTTGATAGGGTACATTGGGATGTTTTGACTCCATACAAAGGTCAATCCTATTCAATTGAATCAAAAGAGGCTCCATGGAATAATGAAGGAAGTGGATATCCTATGGGTCTTCAAGAAGGATACTATCCAAGTACTCCTTCAGATACTTTAACTCCTTATAGAAATGAATGTGTAAATATTTTGAATAATGATTTTGGCATATTATGTGATAATCATCATCACGAGGTAGCTACTGCTGGACAATGTGAAATTGATATCAAATATGACTACATGACAAATGCTGCTGACGCAGCCCAGTCTTACAAATATGTAATAAAAAATGTAGCACAAAAATACGGTAAAGTTGCAACTATGATGCCAAAACCTATTGCAATGGATGCAGGTTCTGGAATGCATGTTAATGTTAGTTTGTGGAAAGGAAAAGAGAATGTGTTTTATGATCCTGATGATGCAGATGAATTAAGTCAAACTGCAAAATATTTTTGTGGTGGAATTATTAATCACGCAAAAGCATTATCTGCAATTTGTAATCCTACTACTAATTCATATCACAGACTTGTCCCAGGTTATGAAGCACCAGCTTATATCGCATGGAGTGCAGGCAATAGATCTGCCATAGTTAGAGTACCACAACATCTTAAAGGTAAAAATTATGCTAGTCTTAAGAGACTTGAATTTAGAGCTCCTGATCCTTCATCAAATCCATATCTGGTATTTGCTGCAGTTACTGCAGCTGGAATGGATGGAGTAAAAAAGAAAATGGATCCGGGTGATCAAGTTCGTGATGATATTTTTAAAATGACAAAATCAGATAGAGCTAAAAGAGGAATCGGAGTATTACCAAAAAGTTTAGGCGAAGCAATAGATGAATTAGAAAGTGATAGAAAATTCCTTCTTCCAATCTATACAAATGATGTCATTGATAAAATAATTGAGTTAGGTAAAAGAGATCAACGGGAGATTGCAATAAGACCACATCCTCATGAAT
- the rnz gene encoding ribonuclease Z: MKLVFLGTSAAQPTENRGLSCICLEREGEILMFDAGEAAQISYLKSGLGWNKKMKIFVTHLHGDHCIGLLGLLQTMTMQHRTEALEIYGPSGIEEFISANIKVLNFGLSFSVIITIVEDGIVFDSKIYSIYACKANHSVTTYSYLFVEKDKPGRFDIEKAKALTIPEGKLWNQLQNGMEIKIEGRIILPEQVLGEKRPGKKIGISGDTMPTKELEKFFENCDYLVFDSTFLDETSDKAQETCHSTAKQAAMLGKNAKVKNLILTHFSARYKDETRHLEEAKQIHQSVIAAKDFLEIEIK, translated from the coding sequence ATGAAACTAGTGTTTTTAGGAACTTCAGCTGCTCAACCTACTGAAAATAGAGGGTTGTCATGTATTTGCTTAGAAAGAGAAGGTGAAATTCTAATGTTTGATGCAGGAGAAGCTGCACAAATTTCTTATTTAAAATCAGGTTTAGGATGGAATAAAAAAATGAAAATTTTTGTCACACATCTTCACGGAGATCATTGTATAGGATTGTTAGGATTACTTCAGACAATGACTATGCAACATAGAACAGAGGCCTTAGAAATTTACGGACCTAGTGGAATTGAGGAATTTATATCTGCAAATATTAAAGTTTTAAATTTTGGATTGTCATTTTCTGTTATTATTACAATAGTAGAAGATGGAATAGTATTTGATTCAAAAATTTATTCAATATATGCTTGTAAAGCTAATCATTCAGTTACCACTTATTCCTATCTTTTTGTAGAAAAAGATAAGCCTGGTAGATTTGATATAGAAAAAGCTAAGGCATTAACAATTCCAGAAGGAAAGTTGTGGAATCAATTACAAAATGGAATGGAAATTAAAATTGAAGGAAGAATTATTCTTCCAGAACAGGTATTAGGAGAAAAAAGACCAGGTAAAAAAATTGGAATTTCAGGGGATACAATGCCAACAAAAGAATTAGAAAAATTCTTTGAGAATTGTGATTATCTTGTATTTGATTCTACATTTTTAGATGAAACTTCAGATAAGGCTCAAGAAACATGTCATTCAACTGCAAAACAAGCAGCAATGTTAGGAAAAAATGCTAAAGTAAAAAATCTGATCTTAACACATTTTTCTGCAAGATATAAAGATGAAACTAGACATCTAGAAGAAGCAAAACAAATTCATCAGTCAGTTATTGCAGCAAAAGATTTCTTAGAAATTGAGATAAAATAA
- a CDS encoding serine/threonine protein kinase — protein MTLFFIPIKKLIKEPYSKILGYPKASSRQLQSRIIELEKLKIRSISFTGQTTIGSLQILGKGYVGVVVLAKKGNIVVALKIRRLDSQRSEMKSEAKLMKLVNMVNVGPKLYDVSKNFLVMEYLDGDKIGDWIQSLKGNGSSKKLKSIIKIILEDCYRLDKIGFDHGELSSISKHVIVGKLRATLIDFESSSVNRRASNVTSITQAIFIGSGIAKKVQRIYKIPEKGKIIDALRKYKHEPTRKSFEDILKILKL, from the coding sequence ATGACTCTATTTTTCATACCAATTAAAAAATTAATAAAAGAACCGTATTCAAAAATTCTTGGCTATCCAAAAGCTAGCTCGCGTCAACTTCAATCAAGAATTATCGAATTAGAAAAATTAAAAATAAGATCAATATCATTTACTGGACAAACGACTATCGGTAGTTTACAAATTTTGGGTAAGGGATATGTTGGAGTGGTAGTATTAGCAAAAAAAGGAAACATCGTTGTTGCATTAAAGATTAGAAGATTAGATTCTCAAAGAAGTGAAATGAAAAGTGAAGCAAAATTAATGAAATTGGTAAATATGGTAAACGTTGGACCCAAGTTATATGATGTAAGTAAGAATTTTTTGGTAATGGAATATCTTGATGGCGATAAAATTGGTGATTGGATACAATCTCTAAAAGGTAATGGAAGTTCTAAGAAATTAAAGTCAATAATCAAAATAATCTTAGAGGATTGTTATAGATTAGATAAAATTGGTTTTGATCATGGTGAATTAAGCAGTATTTCAAAGCATGTTATTGTTGGAAAATTAAGAGCAACTTTAATTGATTTTGAAAGCTCGAGTGTTAATAGACGAGCGTCAAATGTAACTTCGATTACTCAAGCTATTTTTATTGGATCAGGAATTGCTAAAAAAGTTCAAAGAATCTATAAAATTCCCGAAAAGGGAAAAATTATTGATGCTTTAAGAAAATATAAGCATGAACCAACACGAAAAAGTTTTGAGGATATTTTAAAGATATTAAAATTATGA
- the thpR gene encoding RNA 2',3'-cyclic phosphodiesterase — protein MRVFVAVEITSDKIINSISKFQSEINIDAKPVELLNLHFTLQFLGETPQDVVEKVIVALKSVKFSKFMVDFKGIGVFPKLKFPRIVWIGTDENGGKLLTELAKNVENVLLPLGFTVDKPFKPHITVFRIKNKIGDIEKELNKFKLINFGTQEITGFKLKQSVLSSMGSVYSDLIEVKAE, from the coding sequence ATGCGGGTTTTTGTTGCAGTTGAAATTACATCTGATAAAATAATTAACTCCATTTCTAAATTTCAATCTGAAATTAACATTGATGCAAAACCTGTAGAATTACTTAATCTTCATTTTACATTACAATTTTTAGGAGAGACACCACAAGATGTTGTAGAGAAAGTAATAGTTGCTTTAAAATCAGTTAAATTTTCTAAATTTATGGTAGATTTCAAAGGTATCGGTGTGTTTCCTAAATTAAAATTTCCAAGGATTGTATGGATTGGAACTGATGAAAATGGAGGTAAATTATTGACAGAACTAGCAAAAAACGTTGAAAATGTACTCCTTCCATTGGGTTTTACTGTAGATAAACCGTTTAAACCTCATATCACAGTATTTAGAATTAAAAATAAGATTGGAGATATTGAAAAAGAGTTGAATAAATTCAAATTAATTAATTTTGGAACTCAAGAAATTACAGGATTTAAGCTTAAACAAAGCGTTCTTAGTTCAATGGGCTCTGTTTATTCTGATTTAATAGAGGTTAAAGCGGAATAA
- a CDS encoding NAD(P)/FAD-dependent oxidoreductase, producing MTSIPHVLILGGGFGGLAAANEIRNNLTSSQVKITVIDKKDWFMIGFAKLWIINGTRTFENSIGSLNQLIKKEINFLKEEIIQIDLQNKQIKTTTKTLSYDFLIIAMGAVLAPEKIPGLSENGMNLYDHNQLTGIHKKIKNMRSGNIAISIMGMPYKCPPAPFEASLLIDSMLRDAGVRELIQIHFYSPAPITLPAAGPEISKKILSLINSENIIFHDSCKIKSVEKNKLIFQNGEEAIFDLLLAVPPHVAPKVIYESGLAKEDGFIPINRDCKTPFENVYAVGDVTTLTVIDTMTVPKAGVFAEGEAITVAQNIISNIQNKNELLLFDGKGGCFIESGRDTASIIEVDMFTESKPTTKLTDSTAKHLDEKLQFEKERLSKWF from the coding sequence TTGACTTCTATCCCCCACGTCTTAATTCTTGGTGGAGGATTTGGAGGATTAGCTGCAGCAAATGAAATTAGAAATAACCTCACATCATCTCAAGTTAAGATAACAGTTATTGACAAAAAAGATTGGTTCATGATAGGCTTTGCCAAACTTTGGATCATCAATGGTACACGAACATTTGAAAATTCAATAGGATCACTAAATCAACTAATTAAAAAAGAAATAAATTTTTTAAAAGAAGAAATTATACAAATTGATCTTCAAAATAAACAAATTAAAACAACTACCAAAACTTTATCGTATGATTTTTTAATTATTGCAATGGGTGCAGTTTTAGCACCTGAAAAAATTCCAGGCCTTTCAGAAAATGGAATGAACCTTTATGATCATAATCAATTAACTGGGATTCATAAAAAAATAAAAAATATGAGATCTGGCAACATTGCAATTTCCATTATGGGAATGCCATACAAATGTCCTCCAGCACCATTTGAGGCTAGTTTATTGATTGATTCAATGCTAAGAGATGCAGGAGTTAGAGAATTAATACAAATTCACTTCTATAGTCCTGCTCCAATAACATTACCTGCGGCTGGTCCAGAAATCAGCAAAAAAATTCTCAGTTTAATAAATTCGGAGAACATTATTTTTCATGATTCATGCAAAATAAAATCTGTTGAAAAAAATAAACTGATTTTTCAAAATGGAGAAGAAGCTATTTTTGATTTACTTCTTGCAGTACCTCCACATGTTGCACCTAAAGTAATTTATGAATCCGGATTAGCCAAAGAAGATGGGTTTATACCAATTAACAGAGATTGCAAAACTCCATTTGAAAATGTCTATGCAGTAGGTGATGTGACAACTTTAACAGTAATTGATACCATGACTGTTCCTAAAGCAGGTGTGTTTGCAGAAGGAGAAGCAATTACAGTTGCACAAAACATCATATCTAATATACAAAATAAAAATGAGTTATTGTTATTTGATGGAAAGGGAGGATGCTTCATTGAATCTGGGAGAGATACTGCATCTATAATTGAAGTTGATATGTTTACAGAATCTAAACCGACAACAAAGTTAACAGACTCTACAGCTAAACATCTTGATGAAAAGTTACAATTTGAGAAAGAACGACTTTCAAAATGGTTCTGA
- the cca gene encoding CCA tRNA nucleotidyltransferase, which yields MKQVLSKIRKSVIISENVRKLKKQIADEAYLLVENQIKNHPEIIGLEFGGSYAKDTWLSEEADIDIFIKFKKTISEEKFTEISKKVGFQSMKKYNPYVRYSEHPYVEAKIKKTKINVVPCYDVNSGEWKSSADRSPFHTKYMEKSLTHEMRNEVRMLKIFLKANKIYGSEIAKQGFSGYVSEVLILNFGNFENTISSIGKIQQGQIIGKTSKVFETLISIIDPIDSNRNLAAAISNENIGKFILLCRTFENKPKLKFFTQKKLKISKNGLENVLVIKFSFKNRSPDIIWGQIKRATSSLTTQLELGGFNVLRSKAHSDNTSEACLFFLLESTKIPINYSKSGPDFFRVSDCTSFISKNITKTNLMWINDDGKIIALEKRRHNEVVKFMTELLKNNLQTGIPKGLQSDFRKGVEITIGNKNLSKSIKEAVLDLISTDDSIFHTN from the coding sequence ATGAAACAAGTATTATCTAAAATTAGAAAATCTGTAATAATATCAGAAAATGTAAGAAAATTAAAAAAACAAATCGCCGATGAAGCTTATCTATTAGTTGAAAATCAAATAAAAAATCATCCTGAAATTATAGGATTGGAATTTGGAGGATCTTATGCAAAAGATACCTGGCTTTCAGAAGAAGCAGATATTGATATTTTTATTAAATTTAAAAAAACTATTTCTGAAGAAAAATTTACAGAGATTTCAAAAAAGGTTGGATTTCAATCAATGAAAAAATATAATCCATATGTAAGATATTCTGAACATCCGTATGTTGAGGCTAAAATTAAAAAAACAAAGATAAATGTTGTTCCATGTTATGATGTAAATTCTGGAGAATGGAAAAGTTCTGCAGATAGATCTCCTTTTCATACAAAATACATGGAAAAGTCACTTACTCATGAAATGAGAAACGAAGTAAGAATGCTCAAAATATTTCTAAAGGCAAACAAAATTTATGGTTCTGAAATTGCAAAACAAGGCTTTAGTGGATATGTATCAGAGGTTTTAATTTTAAATTTTGGTAATTTTGAAAATACAATTAGTTCAATTGGAAAAATTCAACAAGGTCAAATTATTGGAAAGACATCAAAAGTATTTGAGACATTGATTTCAATTATAGATCCTATTGATAGTAATAGAAATTTGGCTGCAGCAATTTCAAATGAAAATATAGGAAAATTCATTCTTTTATGTAGAACATTTGAAAACAAACCTAAATTAAAATTTTTTACTCAAAAAAAATTGAAAATATCAAAAAACGGTTTGGAAAATGTACTTGTGATAAAATTTAGTTTTAAAAATCGAAGTCCAGATATAATTTGGGGGCAAATTAAGAGAGCGACTTCTTCGCTTACAACTCAATTAGAATTAGGAGGTTTCAATGTTTTACGAAGTAAAGCACATTCAGATAATACGAGTGAAGCTTGTCTTTTTTTCCTTTTAGAATCAACTAAAATTCCAATAAATTATTCTAAAAGCGGTCCTGATTTCTTTAGAGTAAGTGATTGTACTAGTTTTATTTCAAAAAACATTACAAAAACTAATTTAATGTGGATTAATGATGATGGAAAAATTATTGCACTTGAGAAAAGAAGACATAATGAAGTTGTAAAATTTATGACAGAATTATTAAAAAACAATCTCCAAACAGGCATACCAAAAGGATTACAGAGTGATTTTAGGAAAGGAGTTGAAATTACTATTGGAAATAAAAATTTAAGCAAATCAATTAAAGAGGCAGTTTTAGATCTTATTTCAACTGATGACTCTATTTTTCATACCAATTAA
- a CDS encoding DNA replication complex subunit Gins51, whose product MSETNEIDLNKLHHIVLRETENDSIQEINPDFYRKLSDFIGDLKKQEFDGVENNIKKVIIDTATELTSLFINIRLEKISKSGNIYFQNLLDEEKFILDAEEERRERAEMILSATINGKSKFLESISQNHKTKTVVVRFLQEVDEIIGADLEKYGPFKVEDIATIPYENAQALITKNIATKVRWED is encoded by the coding sequence ATGTCAGAAACAAACGAAATAGATCTAAACAAATTACACCATATAGTACTACGAGAAACTGAAAATGATTCTATACAAGAAATCAACCCTGATTTCTATAGGAAACTTTCAGATTTTATTGGTGATTTGAAAAAACAAGAATTTGATGGAGTAGAAAATAACATTAAAAAAGTGATAATTGATACTGCGACAGAACTAACATCACTTTTTATCAATATTAGACTTGAAAAAATTTCTAAATCAGGAAATATTTATTTTCAAAATCTTTTAGATGAAGAAAAATTTATTCTTGATGCAGAGGAAGAACGTAGAGAAAGAGCTGAAATGATTCTTTCAGCAACAATTAATGGAAAATCAAAATTTCTTGAATCTATCTCTCAAAATCATAAGACTAAGACTGTTGTTGTAAGATTTCTTCAGGAGGTAGATGAAATCATAGGTGCTGATCTAGAAAAATATGGACCTTTCAAAGTAGAAGATATTGCAACAATACCATATGAAAATGCTCAGGCATTAATTACAAAAAATATTGCCACCAAAGTTCGTTGGGAAGATTAG
- a CDS encoding SIR2 family NAD-dependent protein deacylase: MFELAIKKLKEAQKIVFVTGAGISQESGIPTFRGKDGLWRNYDAMKLATIDAFYENPKLVWEWYNERRKNIFSAEPNLGHKAIAELEKFVKVVILTQNIDGLHQRAGSTKVLELHGSIIEVKCSVCKFKNKILTEFTNTPPLCKCGNILRPNVVWFGEPLPQDTWQEAMIHSSNCDVMIIAGTSLVVSPANTLPLYAKQHNAFLIELNPEETMMSSDMDLSIRSTSVIALPKLVSIFK; the protein is encoded by the coding sequence ATGTTTGAACTAGCCATAAAAAAGCTAAAAGAGGCTCAAAAAATCGTATTTGTTACAGGAGCAGGAATTTCTCAAGAGAGTGGAATTCCTACATTTAGAGGAAAAGATGGATTATGGAGAAATTATGATGCAATGAAATTAGCTACAATTGATGCATTTTATGAAAATCCAAAATTAGTTTGGGAATGGTATAATGAAAGAAGAAAGAATATTTTTTCTGCAGAACCAAATTTAGGACATAAAGCAATAGCAGAATTAGAGAAGTTTGTAAAAGTTGTCATATTAACTCAAAATATTGATGGGTTGCATCAAAGGGCAGGAAGTACTAAAGTGTTAGAATTACATGGTAGTATTATTGAAGTAAAATGTAGTGTTTGTAAATTTAAAAATAAAATTTTAACAGAGTTTACAAATACCCCACCTTTATGTAAATGTGGAAATATTTTAAGACCAAATGTAGTATGGTTTGGGGAGCCGCTTCCGCAGGATACATGGCAAGAAGCTATGATTCATTCAAGTAATTGTGATGTTATGATAATTGCAGGTACATCGTTAGTGGTATCACCTGCAAATACATTACCACTTTATGCCAAACAACATAATGCATTTCTTATAGAATTAAATCCTGAAGAAACAATGATGTCATCTGATATGGATTTATCAATAAGAAGTACTAGTGTTATTGCACTACCTAAATTAGTATCAATTTTTAAATAA
- a CDS encoding SDR family oxidoreductase: MIENKVAIITGASSGIGFATALALSKAGAKVAIGARRTNMLLELEKKIKENGGEVYSQKLDVTNRNECNSFVENVLKKWGTVDILVNNAGLMPLSFFKNLKIDEWEQMIDVNIKGVLYCTGAVVTHMLEKKSGHIINISSVAGRIVFPAGSVYCATKHAITAFSEGLRQELSVRKNIRVTCIEPGVVATELTSTITDESLQAFVESAKKMEALQAEDIANAIVYAVESPNHVNVNEILIRPTTQDR, encoded by the coding sequence ATGATTGAAAATAAAGTAGCGATAATTACCGGTGCAAGTAGTGGAATTGGATTTGCTACCGCATTAGCACTTTCAAAAGCAGGAGCAAAAGTTGCAATAGGTGCACGACGAACAAACATGCTTTTAGAATTAGAAAAAAAGATCAAAGAAAATGGTGGAGAAGTTTATTCTCAAAAACTAGATGTTACTAATAGAAATGAATGTAATTCTTTTGTCGAAAACGTTTTGAAAAAGTGGGGAACTGTAGATATTCTAGTAAATAACGCAGGACTTATGCCTCTAAGCTTTTTCAAAAATTTGAAGATTGATGAATGGGAACAAATGATTGATGTCAATATCAAAGGCGTATTATATTGTACAGGAGCTGTTGTTACGCACATGCTTGAAAAGAAATCAGGACATATTATTAACATCTCTTCTGTTGCTGGAAGAATAGTTTTCCCTGCTGGTAGCGTTTATTGTGCCACAAAACATGCAATCACTGCTTTTAGTGAAGGACTAAGACAAGAACTTAGCGTAAGAAAGAATATCCGCGTGACATGTATTGAACCGGGAGTTGTTGCAACCGAACTAACAAGCACAATCACTGATGAATCGTTACAAGCATTTGTTGAAAGTGCTAAAAAGATGGAAGCATTACAAGCTGAAGATATTGCAAATGCAATTGTTTATGCTGTTGAATCACCAAATCATGTAAATGTCAATGAAATTCTAATCAGACCTACTACACAAGATCGTTAA